The Pyxidicoccus sp. MSG2 DNA segment GCCAGGTGACGGAGGGCTTGAGGTCGAAGAGTGAGGGGGCGGTGGGGATGCCCGTGGTGGCGTTGAGGTCCGACACCCGCTGCGCCACCCCGGAGCCCAGGTCGCGGTTGATGCGCGTGCTCAGGCCCAGCAGGGCGCGGCGGGCCTCGAGGGCGTTCTCGAAGCGGCGCGTGAGCTCCACCGTCTCCGCCTCGGTGAACTGGCCGGCGGTGAGCGGATCCTCGCTGTAGAGGGTGAGGCCGGCGCGCAGGCCCACCTCCCAGTGTGTCCCCAGCATCAGCCGGCCGCCCACGGAGGGCCGGGCCACCCAGAGCAGGTCCTCCCGGGCGTAGCGCAGGGTGGTGCCGTTGCGGGTGGGGACGACGATTTCGCGGCTCAGCGGGTAGCGGGTGAGGGACAGGCCCGCGTCCAGGCCGTACTCCACGTCGGAGAAACCCGCCGAGTCGTACGCCGCGGACAGGAGCAGCGCCTGGCTGGAGTAGCCGGTGCGCGCGTCCACGGAGGGCAGGTTGAGCCTCGGCCGCTCGGGGGCCAGCGCGGTGAGCGTGCTCTTGGGCAGGCCCACGCTCGCCGTGGCGGCCACCAGCCAGTGCTCGCCCAGCACGTGGTCCACGCCGAGGGAGAGCTGGTGCGTGGCCGAGGTGCCGGACTCGGGCCGGGCGGCGGTGTAGCCCAGCGTGAGGAAGGTGGTCTCCTTGTACAGCGCCATGTCGCCCAGGAGACTCCAGGCGCGGTAGTCGCGGCCGGCGCTGACCTCGAGGGTGGCGGTGATGCGCCGGCCCGACTCCGAGCCCGTTTCCGAACCCGGCTCCGAGCCCGCTTCCGAGCCCGCTTCCGCGCCCGCGGGCCGCGCCGCCAGCACCGAGGCGAGGAGCGCGAGCACGGCGAGGCTCCGCCCGGGCCGGCGCGGCGCGTGGAGCACGGCAGTGGATTCCCCCTGCATGGGAGCAGCAACACGCGGCCGCCCCCGAAGTTGCGGGCCGGCCGGGCGGGCACTGGGAGCGTCAGGAATCGCCCCAGAATCCGACCGTTTGAGAGGAGTCAGGTGTGCGCGGATTCCTTGACGCATCGTTTCCACGATCCGTATGGTGCCGCGCTTTCCCTCACTACGAAACCAGCAGGCGGTCCTGTCCATGGCGGTCCCGTTCATCTCCGAGGTCAAGCGTACCCACAACTGCGGCCAGCTCACGGCCGCCAACGTCGGCGAGGAGGTCGTCCTCTTCGGCTGGGTGCACAACCGCCGAGACCACGGCGGCGCGGTCTTCATCGACCTGCGAGACCGGGAGGGACTCACCCAGGTGGTGTTCGAGCCTGACTCCGCCGAGGCCCACGCGCTGGCTGGCAGCCTGCGCCTGGAGTTCTGCATCGGCGTGCGCGGCAAGGTGGTGTCGCGCGGCAAGAACGTGAATCCGAAGATGAAGACGGGTGAAATCGAGGTCAAGGCGACCGACCTCACCATCTTCAACCGCTCGGAGCCGACGCCGTTCCCCATCGAGGACAACATCGACACCTCGGAGGAGAAGCGGCTGGCGCACCGCTACCTGGACCTGCGCCGCGCGCCCTTGCAGAAGTCGCTGATGACGCGCTCGAAGATGAACGCGCTGACCCGCTCGTACATGGTGGGCAACGGCTTCCTGGAGCTGGAGACGCCGTTCATGGGCAAGTACACGCCCGGCGGCGCGCGCAACTTCCTCGTGCCCAGCCGCATGAACGCGGGCAAGTTCTACGCGCTCGCGGAGAGCCCGCAGCTCTACAAGCAGCTCTTCATGGTGGCCGGCTTCGACCGGTACTTCCAGATCGTCAAGTGCTTCCGCGACGAGGACCTGCGCGTCGACCGGCAGCCGGAGTTCACGCAAATCGACGTGGAGATGAGCTTCGTCCAGCAGGACGACGTCTTCACCATCATCGAGGGGCTGCTGAAGAAGCTGTGGGGCGAGGTGCTGGGCATCGACATCCCCACGCCCTTCCTGCGCATGGACTTCTACGAGTCCATGGCGAAGTACGGCAACGACAAGCCGGACCTGCGCTTCGGGCTGGAGCACGTGGTGCTCACGGACCTGATTCGCGAGCACGGCGAGGCCGGCGGCGTGCCGATGATGTTCGAGGCGGTGCAGAACAAGGGCATCGTCAAGGCGATGGTCATCCCCGTGGCGAAGGCGATGAGCCGCGCGGAGAGCGACAAGCTGGAGGAGTTCGCGAAGCAGGCCGGCGCCAAGGGCCTGGCCCGCGCGAAGGTGGGCGAGGGCGGCGAGTGGACCCAGTCGCCGCTGTCGAAGACCATCTCCCAGGCGCTGCGGCATGCCATCAACCAGGCCGTGGGTGCGAAGACGGGCGACCTCATCCTGTTCCAGTTCGGGAAGGAGGCGCTGGTGCACACGGTGATGGCGAACCTCCGCGTGCACGTAGCGAAGAAGCTCGGGCTGATTCCGGAGTACGGCAGCGGCGGCCAGTGGAACTTCCTGTGGGTGGTGAACCCGCCGCTGTTCGAGTTCGACGAGGAGACGAACACCTGGGCGGCGGCGCACCACGCCTTCACGCGGCCGCACGACGGGGATGTGGACTACCTGCTCACGGACCCGGGCCGGGTGAAGTGCCACCGCTACGACGTGGTGCTCAACGGCTTCGAGATTGGCGGCGGCTCCATCCGCCTCCATGACCCGAAGGTGCAGGCGCAGGTGTTCAAGGCGCTGGGCATCAGCGACGAGGAGGCCCAGACGAAGTTCGGCTTCCTGCTGGACGCGCTGAAGTACGGCGCGCCCCCGCACGGTGGCATCGCCCTGGGCATGGACCGGCTCGCCTTCCTGCTGACCAACGCCGAGTCCCTGCGCGACGTGATTCCGTTCCCCAAGACGAAGACGGGCACGGACCAGATGACGGGCGCCCCCGGCGAGGTGGACGACCGGCAGCTGCGCGAGCTGCACGTGCGGCCCGTGCCTCCGCCGCAGAAGTAGCAGTCCCGTGGGAGCCGGGCGCGCGTGCGCCCGGCTTCGACGCGAGCCCGTGCCGCGCCTTCCGCTGATGGGCGTTGCACGCAGGCTGCTCGGAGCCTGCCTTCAGACGATGGATGCGAGCGGTTCCGGCCCGCCCTCCAGCGTCTCGCGCAGCCTGCGCAGGCCCTTCTCCAGCGAGGCGCGGGTGCGCGGTGCTCCCAGGCACACGCGCACCGCGGCCGGCGCGGTGGCCGGGCCCACGGTGAACACTTCCGCGGGCGTGACGGACACTCCCCGCCGCCGGGCCTGCGCGGTGAAGGACTCCGCGCGCCAGCCGGCCGGGAGCTTCAGCCAGAGGTGGTAGGTGGGTGCTCGCGGCGCTTTCGGCAGCAGGTCTCCGAGCACCTCGCGCGCCAGCTCCAGCCGCTCCTGGGCTTCTCGGCGGCGGCGCACCACCAGCTCGTCGGCGGTGCCGTCGTTCACCCAGCGGGCGGCGACCTCCGCCATCAGCGGCGGTGTCATCCTCACGGCCAGGGCTGCTTCCTCCGCGAGCCGCTC contains these protein-coding regions:
- the aspS gene encoding aspartate--tRNA ligase encodes the protein MAVPFISEVKRTHNCGQLTAANVGEEVVLFGWVHNRRDHGGAVFIDLRDREGLTQVVFEPDSAEAHALAGSLRLEFCIGVRGKVVSRGKNVNPKMKTGEIEVKATDLTIFNRSEPTPFPIEDNIDTSEEKRLAHRYLDLRRAPLQKSLMTRSKMNALTRSYMVGNGFLELETPFMGKYTPGGARNFLVPSRMNAGKFYALAESPQLYKQLFMVAGFDRYFQIVKCFRDEDLRVDRQPEFTQIDVEMSFVQQDDVFTIIEGLLKKLWGEVLGIDIPTPFLRMDFYESMAKYGNDKPDLRFGLEHVVLTDLIREHGEAGGVPMMFEAVQNKGIVKAMVIPVAKAMSRAESDKLEEFAKQAGAKGLARAKVGEGGEWTQSPLSKTISQALRHAINQAVGAKTGDLILFQFGKEALVHTVMANLRVHVAKKLGLIPEYGSGGQWNFLWVVNPPLFEFDEETNTWAAAHHAFTRPHDGDVDYLLTDPGRVKCHRYDVVLNGFEIGGGSIRLHDPKVQAQVFKALGISDEEAQTKFGFLLDALKYGAPPHGGIALGMDRLAFLLTNAESLRDVIPFPKTKTGTDQMTGAPGEVDDRQLRELHVRPVPPPQK